CAGTTGGTGAACATCGTAGCCATAGCCGATTCGAAAAGGTATTTGGTTCAAATTTTAAAAATTGGGGTGCAAAGATGGGATTTTCTTCCTTCTTAACACCTGGGTATTTTATCGACCCGAGTTTGGTGGCGACCACCTTCAAAGGCCGTTGAGAGAAACAAACGTACGCATTCTTTTGCATCATCCACCGCAATAAATCGCGCAGGAATAGCCAGAACATTGGCATTGTTGTGTTGTCTTGCCAAGGCTGCTAACTCAGGAGCCCAGCACAAGGCAGAACGAATGCCGGAATATTTATTCGCTGTTATATTAACTCCATTACCACTTCCACAAATAATTATTCCAATGCTGAATTTTCCATCGGTTAAATCCTTGCACAAGGGATGAATAACATCCGGGTAATCCATACTGGCAGTGGAATGGGTGCCAAAATCAATGGCATCAAACCCCAGTTCGGCAAGCAATGGCTTAAGAATTTCCTTCAATTCGTATCCGGCATGGTCGGCAGCAATTCCGATGGGTTTTGGCATGGTGGGTTTTGGTTTGGTATGGATTACAAAGTTGGGATTTTTTTTGCAGTACCCGGCAAAAAAGCGAAAATTGATTGAATGAATCCTGAAAATTTTACATTTGTCCAACATACCAATTGAAAAAAATGAATCCTATCATCAAAAACGTTTTGGGCTTTGTGCTCGGGGCTTTCGGTGCAGTTATGTTAAACGGACTTATTATTCGGATCGGGGGCAGCATCATCCCTCCTCCTCCGGGCACCAATCTCAGCACGCCGGAAGGAATAAAGGCTGCTATGCCCTTGTTGGAGGCCAGGCACTTTCTTTTCCCTTTTATTGCTCACGCTTTGGGTTCTTTAGCCGGAGCCTTTATCGGATCCATGCTATCGGCAAGTTACAGACTTATTATTGCCTTAGTTATCGGAGGCTTGCACATGGTTGGCGGAGTAATGATGGTAATGATGGTACCGGCACCGACGTGGTTTAACATCTTGGATTTGGGCATGGCCTATCTTCCCATGGCTTGGTTAGGATGGAAAATTGCAGAGTCTATTCGCAAATAAGGAGTGTCTAAACACTTCCATACAATGAAGCAATCCTGAAAAAAGACTTATCCGGCAAGAGGGTTTCCCAGCTTTTTTGCCTTGAGCAATGGTTCCTGCGTTTTGTGGTCGTAGGTTCGTTTGGCAAGTTCTTCCTCTGTAAAAAACACCGGATTGGTTTCGTGATCTAAATGCCGCTCCTGGGCAGGTTTCAACATTTCTTCCGCTAAATCCTTGTACCTACTTTGAAAGGCTGCCAAGGTGTATTGTCCATAAACGGTATGACCACCTTCGTAGCATTGCACTTGGTATTCTTCAAAGGTAGTTACATAGCCGTGGTAGGCATTGCAATAGGTTGAGATTATAACTTGCTTTACCCCTCGTTTAGACAAAACCTCCAAAACTGTTTTTTCTAATCTCCAGGAAGCAACCGTGGTTAATTCTCCGGCCACACCAACAATAGCAATTTCACCCAGGATAAAAATTTGCAGGGGTAACACCAAGGGAGTCCAGGGTTTATCGGCCAGACTTCCGTTGGCATGAAAGCGTTTGAAAGTAGCGATTCCCCGGTCGGCCCAACCCGGAATGATGAAATTTTTCACATCTCCGGTACCCATTATTTTTCGCTCGCCCGACTCTATCAGAATTTCCTTGTTTCCTTGTGCCTTATCCCGCTTCCGGATTCTTTCACCAAATTCCTTTTTCGAAAATGGGGCAATGGCATATTCCCAGGCCCGAACCAGTTTGATAAGTCCTTTGGCTGCCGTAGCCACTGCTTTAGCCATGCCCGGACCTTCGGCAGTACCTTCAAAAAATGCTACTCCCTGACACGGAGGCGAAGTAAAGGCATCGGTGTTACCATTGGCAAATTCGGGATAAGCCGTGGTATCGGCAAACTTCACATAGCACAAGGCCGCATCTAATGAAGGAGCCAATTCAGGTGAGGAGAGGGCTTGTTCAAAGATTTCATTTGCCTTTTCAAACTGCACTTTTCCATTGTATTTAGCACTTTCCACATAATCCTCTTTGAATTTCCCCATTACCTGTCCACGTTCTTTCACATAGATAAAGTTGGGACTGATATCGCCACAAGCCCGCTGTGCAAAGGAGGAAAGCACCGGCTTTCCGAAGCGCTTTTCAAGGGCTTCTTCCATCCAGGTTGCAGCATAACCTTTGTTATCTGCATTGATGTTGGTATTGTAATTAGGCACCGAGGTTGTATGAATACCAAACCAATTGATGGTAAACAATGGGTTTCCATTTAAATCTTCGGCTAGGAGCAAAGTCATACGTCTATCGAAAGCCAAATGGGTTTGATCTTTGGAATATTTGGTCACTTCCGGGTTTTGATTCCAGGCATCGATGCTGCGGTTGAAGGCTACTTCTTTGTCGGTTGGCATTTCGCCGGTGGAAACACGCAACCTGGCAGGAACGGCATTTTCATGTGCTTCAATAATGGCATCGGCAATTCCATCCACAATGGTGGCATAGTTTTCAGGCATAAATCCGGGTATGCTCATGTTGTAGAGACCGTAGTGCGAATAGCCTCCCGGACCACTGTGAGTGTGTTGTGCGGTGAGCATTACATTTTGGTCATGAAAATCCAACTCGGCATGGTGGCGACTCAAGCGTTTCATCACTCCGCGCTTAATTGCCACGGTAATAAAGCAAATTTCGGCGTTAACAAAGGCTATTTTCTTACCGGTTTCTTCATCGATAAACACATAAGCCCTGGCATGCAATGGAGTTTCAACTCCCTTTACAATATTAAACCACATTCCAAATCCCATCATTCCTACTCCGGGTTTAAAGTAGGTAATGTCTTTTTTTGCTGAACCACAACGTAACATTCCGTAAATTTTTATTGATGGGCTAAAATATGCGAAATCACAGTTGTGATGCACTTTTTAAGAACTTAATTTTATGGAAAATATGTTAAAATAAAAGCAGGTAATTTTCCGGCTGGAATACTCGGTTTTAAACCTCTAAATGTATCAGTTAAGCTATCAAAATCAAGGATTTAGAGTAACTTTCCTTAACTATCTTCACAACTTTTTGCACTTTACCAAAGTCTAATTCGTACTTTGCCTTGTCCTTTTTTTACCTTTGCGCTCAATGAATCCCGAAATACAACAAGAAGGAAAATTCAAATACATCGAAAAGGGCCAAGGTCCTGTCCTCATTTCCTTGCATGGATTGTTTGGGGCATTGAGTAATTTTTCTGACCTTTTCAATCATTTTTCAGGCCACTACCGGGTAATCATCCCCTTGATGCCCATTTACGAATTGCCTGTTGATGAAACCAATGTAAAATCTTTGGCTTCCTACATTCAGGAATTTATTGAATTTAAAGGACTAGGTAAGGTAAACTTGTTGGGAAATTCATTGGGTGGACATGTGGCCTTGGTTTATACTGTTGCCAATTTAGACAAGGTAAATCTGCTTATACTTACCGGAAGTTCAGGATTGTACGAAAATGCCTTTGGAGGTTCATTTCCACGCAGAGAAGATAAATCCTTTATTCGCGACCGGGTGGCTTACACCTTTTACGACCCTAAACATGCCAATGACGAGTTGGTGGATGAGGTGTTTGGATTGGTAAACGATCGCGAAAAATTGATTCGAATTTTGGCCCTGGCCAAGTCAGCCATCCGACACAACATGGCTGAAGAATTGCACCATATTCAAAGTCCGGTTTGCTTGATTTGGGGCAAGCAAGACAATATTACCCCGCCCGATGTGGCAGAGGATTTTCATAAATTACTTCCCAACAACGAGCTATTTTGGATTGACGAATGTGGCCATGCACCTATGATGGAGCAACCACAGCAGTTTAATTCCATTCTAGATTCCTGGCTGAGTAAGCAAAAAGTTTGATCGCTTCTTTTCAATTAAGCGTTGGCCTTCCCCCGGGAATTTCCTTCGAGGTTTGGTAAAAATCCGGCAATTAATAGTTACCCTAACTAGTTGGGTTATCTGTTGCAGGCTGAGGTTGCGCCTCGGGCAACGATAGAGGCAAGTAGCCCACAGGACCACTACGGCGATAGCCTAGGGGGACGAGGACTACAGCCGATAGCGTGACCCGAACGCCCATGCAGAAAATTGAGGGATTAGCTAAAAGATAATTGGGCGGAGGGGGCCCGCATACTAAAAATTATAAAAATTGGATCATTCCCGGTCTTGGACTTCTTCTACCCACTCCATTTATTCTTATTTAAACCAGGAAGAATACATGACATAATTATCGGCAATGCGTTGGTTAAGCGTTTCAAACTGTTCGGGGCTTAATTGTTTCACCTTTTTGGCAGGAACACCGGCATAAATAGAACCGCTTTCGACCCGGGTATTTTCGAGTAAAACCGCGCCGGCAGCTACAATACTGTTGCATTCTACCACACAATTATCCATCACAATAGCACCCATTCCAATCAAGACATTATCTTCCAGGGTACAACCATGAACCAGTGCATTGTGACCAATCGACACGTTATTTCCGATGGATGTAGGAGCCTTTTGATAGGTACAATGAATTACGGCACCGTCTTGAACATTCACCTTATTTCCCATTTTAATCCAATGCACATCGCCACGAACTACGGCATTGAACCATACACTGCAGTCGTCGCCCATGCTTACATCGCCCACCACGGTAGCGTTAGGAGCCAAAAAACAATTAGAACCAAATGAAGGAAGCTTTCCTTGAACGGGTAATACCAAAGCCATGCTGCAAGTTTAATTTTTTTTCCCCCTCAATTCCGAAATTTCTGCGTCGAGGGCCAACTGCCGTTGCAATTCGTGCAAAACGCTAGGTTCAGCGCCACGTTCCAGGCAATTCTCAATTCCGCAGCGTTGGCAGGTTTGATTCACCACTTTTACCGGTACCGAAGGCGAATTCCAAAACCTAACCTTCTTTTTAAACTCATTGTTAATCAGGAAACCAATGGTTACAGAAAGGCCTTTTTCGGGAGTTCGACCCAACCATCGGGCCAGGGTAAAATTAAAATATTCATTGCCTGATTGTTCAAACTGAGAGCGCTGCACACTAGCTACAGGAGCTTTGGGAAGATGATCGGCCTTTTGCTTTTCCAAATCATTGAAAATACGAATTGCCAACCAGCGACGGCAATACACTTCATCGATTTGGTTAGCGTGGGGATTGTGCAACTGAGTGAGGTGCAATTCCTTCGTTAAATCGAAATGATCGACACCTGAGGAATAATTAAATCTCAAAAAGAAAAGGTTTTTAATTCCGAAATGAGAAGGGATAATGTTGGTGAGCCGGTGCATAAACATCTCGGGCGAAGAATTGTATTTTTCCAAAAAGCGAAGAAACAATTCAGGCCTCCACTCCGCATTATTAAAAAACAGGTGCAAATCGGCAATCAACTGAGCTTTAGGAATCATTAGCGCCCCGGAGAAATAGCTTGCTTTCATATTGGCCAGCACTTGTTCAAAGCTACCGGCCTTTTGCCATGGGGTAACAAATGCCCGTTCAGAAAGCTGCATTTGACTGTAGCCAAGTTCCTTACCATAGATAAAAGCCTTTTGCGTATCGGCTAATTGCTCGTTGATAAGCAGCGTTTTTGTTTCAGGCAAAAAAATGGAACGAATGGGCGTTAGAACAGAACTTTTTTCATTGGGTAAACTTTGTATGGTATAACCGAATTCACTTACCAAAATTTGCTTCAGGTTTTCCGACTTCACCGGTAAATCCTGGGCCAATCGGTGAGAAATAGCAAATTTTTCGGCTTCTTGCTCCAGGTCCTCGAAATAATTTTCATGCATTTCCTGATACGAGCGCAAGGCTGCAAAATAAAAATGTTCCTGGGTGAGGTTATAGTTACGGGCAATTTCTATGATGGTTGAAATAAAGGCATTTATTTTGGCTGGGGCCCTCGATATGAGTTCGATCAACTTACCCTTATCAATTCCAAACAAATCGAGTGGAACTTCGCGCATGATAGGAGATTCCAATATTTGGATAATGGGTGATAGGTTATTATCCATTTTCAGCGAAACCAAATCATCGTAAGCTACCCCTAAAGCTTTTGCCAGCATGAGAATTTTATCGGGTTTAGGAAACTTTTTTCCTTTTTCAATTTCATTCACATAAGAGACTGAACTTTCGGTAAGTCGGGCCAAATCGGTTTGCTGCAAACCCTTTTCGTTTCTTAACTGTTTGATTTTCAGGCCAAAAATCAAACGAATATTTTCTTCGGTGGAGAACAAGTCCAAATTTTTGTCAATAATGGGAATAATTTATGAAAGCCGAACATTTGGTTGGCAAATTGTTCAATTTAAATTATTCCGCAGTAATCCGGGTTATAGCGATTGTTAATCTGTAACTGTCCAATTATCCATCCCTCTCCTTTGTCTAAACAGCTTTTGCATCAGCCATAACACCGTACATTTCAAAATAGATTTGGGACAATTTTTCAATTGGAAAAGGAATTAGGAAAGGTAGCGGGGAGATTTACTAAGAATTCAGAAACTATTTTTTTTGTCAATCTTAACAAAACAAGTTACCTCCATTCCATTAAAAGTACC
Above is a window of Bacteroidia bacterium DNA encoding:
- the rpiB gene encoding ribose 5-phosphate isomerase B; this encodes MPKPIGIAADHAGYELKEILKPLLAELGFDAIDFGTHSTASMDYPDVIHPLCKDLTDGKFSIGIIICGSGNGVNITANKYSGIRSALCWAPELAALARQHNNANVLAIPARFIAVDDAKECVRLFLSTAFEGGRHQTRVDKIPRC
- a CDS encoding neutral/alkaline non-lysosomal ceramidase N-terminal domain-containing protein; translated protein: MLRCGSAKKDITYFKPGVGMMGFGMWFNIVKGVETPLHARAYVFIDEETGKKIAFVNAEICFITVAIKRGVMKRLSRHHAELDFHDQNVMLTAQHTHSGPGGYSHYGLYNMSIPGFMPENYATIVDGIADAIIEAHENAVPARLRVSTGEMPTDKEVAFNRSIDAWNQNPEVTKYSKDQTHLAFDRRMTLLLAEDLNGNPLFTINWFGIHTTSVPNYNTNINADNKGYAATWMEEALEKRFGKPVLSSFAQRACGDISPNFIYVKERGQVMGKFKEDYVESAKYNGKVQFEKANEIFEQALSSPELAPSLDAALCYVKFADTTAYPEFANGNTDAFTSPPCQGVAFFEGTAEGPGMAKAVATAAKGLIKLVRAWEYAIAPFSKKEFGERIRKRDKAQGNKEILIESGERKIMGTGDVKNFIIPGWADRGIATFKRFHANGSLADKPWTPLVLPLQIFILGEIAIVGVAGELTTVASWRLEKTVLEVLSKRGVKQVIISTYCNAYHGYVTTFEEYQVQCYEGGHTVYGQYTLAAFQSRYKDLAEEMLKPAQERHLDHETNPVFFTEEELAKRTYDHKTQEPLLKAKKLGNPLAG
- a CDS encoding alpha/beta hydrolase, yielding MNPEIQQEGKFKYIEKGQGPVLISLHGLFGALSNFSDLFNHFSGHYRVIIPLMPIYELPVDETNVKSLASYIQEFIEFKGLGKVNLLGNSLGGHVALVYTVANLDKVNLLILTGSSGLYENAFGGSFPRREDKSFIRDRVAYTFYDPKHANDELVDEVFGLVNDREKLIRILALAKSAIRHNMAEELHHIQSPVCLIWGKQDNITPPDVAEDFHKLLPNNELFWIDECGHAPMMEQPQQFNSILDSWLSKQKV
- a CDS encoding gamma carbonic anhydrase family protein; this encodes MALVLPVQGKLPSFGSNCFLAPNATVVGDVSMGDDCSVWFNAVVRGDVHWIKMGNKVNVQDGAVIHCTYQKAPTSIGNNVSIGHNALVHGCTLEDNVLIGMGAIVMDNCVVECNSIVAAGAVLLENTRVESGSIYAGVPAKKVKQLSPEQFETLNQRIADNYVMYSSWFK
- a CDS encoding helix-turn-helix domain-containing protein, yielding MDLFSTEENIRLIFGLKIKQLRNEKGLQQTDLARLTESSVSYVNEIEKGKKFPKPDKILMLAKALGVAYDDLVSLKMDNNLSPIIQILESPIMREVPLDLFGIDKGKLIELISRAPAKINAFISTIIEIARNYNLTQEHFYFAALRSYQEMHENYFEDLEQEAEKFAISHRLAQDLPVKSENLKQILVSEFGYTIQSLPNEKSSVLTPIRSIFLPETKTLLINEQLADTQKAFIYGKELGYSQMQLSERAFVTPWQKAGSFEQVLANMKASYFSGALMIPKAQLIADLHLFFNNAEWRPELFLRFLEKYNSSPEMFMHRLTNIIPSHFGIKNLFFLRFNYSSGVDHFDLTKELHLTQLHNPHANQIDEVYCRRWLAIRIFNDLEKQKADHLPKAPVASVQRSQFEQSGNEYFNFTLARWLGRTPEKGLSVTIGFLINNEFKKKVRFWNSPSVPVKVVNQTCQRCGIENCLERGAEPSVLHELQRQLALDAEISELRGKKN